In Aspergillus fumigatus Af293 chromosome 6, whole genome shotgun sequence, the genomic window AAAAGAACAGATACACTAGTGTTAGAGCTCGAAGCGCTTTATACGGCTCTACAAAACCCAGGTGCATGATCGTCCTTGATATTCTTGGTTCTATCCCAGCTGGTGGCTCTTGATGAACGCCTACCGACGTCATCTGCTGAACGGAATTTCCGCGATAAGCTGGACCTCCAGACCTTATCTATTTTTACCCGCATGCTACCACCACATCTACTACCACTACCGGATGCGCAGTCGGATATGGGCAGCATCGACCAAGATGGTTTATACTTGCAAAGATATATCTAAGTTCCCAATCGAACCAACaatttgatgatgaggtcaaCTATTTGGCGTACACAAAGCCATTCTAATCAATCCAGAGCGGTGAGTGGAATCATGATAGCAAGACTCAGCAAGCGAACATAGGATGATATAAAAGGAACGACGAGCATCTCAGCGCTCATAGTTCGGCTGGATCGGACGGCAGAAGATTAACGTCCATGGGGAGATCAGCGCCGTCCTCGACTTCGTTTATAATGTCTTCTTCGGTCAAAATGCCAATCCCACTATCAAGCCGCCTTCTATTCTTACCCCTTCCAACCTCCACATCAACGAACCTGGTCATACTGACTGGAGTAATCGGCTCGcttggaagaggaacgcCGTCCGAGTGAAGATCATCTGACTTCATTTCCCAATTTGCGGCACGGATCTTCGCCTTTCGTCGCTCTGAATTGACGGTTTCCTTCACGAAAGCAAATGACCGGGCTTGATGCGCAGCCCATCTATCCAACAGGTTGTCCCTGGCCTCCATttcttgctgcagctgctccCGCAGCCCTATGTTGCTTCGGTGCAGCTTTTCTGCTTCTGACTTGGCAGCCTCAAGCGCGGTGGTGAGCTCCGAGACCCGGGCGTTCAAAAGACCTACCTCATTTTCATGATGCTCGACCTGGTCGGCTATCTTTTGTTCTAAGCTTTCAATTGCTTCCCGTCGCTCTTTTTCAATCGACTCCACCTTCGCAGTAAGGTCACACACGCGGATCTGATTTGTCTCCACTGCCCCTTCGAGTTGACGAATACGTTCTTCccgctcagcaacagcagactCGGCCGCAGAACGTGACGTTTTCTCCTGAGCTAATCTCTCCTCAAGTTGAGACACTTGCTGGCTGTGCTGCTCTTGGGAGGCGGTCTTATCAGCTTCCAGTTGATTCACCAGGATCTCGAGCCCTTTGACCTCTTCAGAATATTTGCTAAGTGCTGCATTCAACCTGTCAATGCTAACGAcctgttcttctccttcgcgtTCGAGTTCCTGCATTCGCATTCTGGTGTGAAGCATATCACTGGCGGAAGCTGCCCTTGACTCTTCCAGATCCCGAATCTTCTGCGTCGCTGCCTCGTACCTAGTTAAGAGGGTATCGAATTGGCCACGCAGCGCCTTTTCACGACCTAACAAGCCATGGTGAGAATCACGCTCCACTTCTAGGTCTTTTACCAACAGCTCTACCCGATTGACCAGCGCGGCCAATGTGGCACTTCCATCTTCGAGGCCCACATTGGCTGTTTCTCCAGGCAGTGCGCGCTCTAGACCGAGACGCGCCGAACGGAAGCGATGGCGCATCTCGGAAATGATGTCGTTCACGGTAGTTCCGGAAAACCCCATGCTTGAAAGTTCTTCCGCGGCTGAATTCAGAGCGCCGACAGCGTCTGAGGCACGATTAACGACCTCGGCGAGCGCAGGCATAAATTGAGCTAGAAAATCCGGAGGCGGAGAGGATCGGCGCAGGTGCTGGCCAAGAGGTGTGCCATCGAATGCGGAAGAGTGAGCACGAACTGCGTTGAATAGGtcccttttctcttttctggCAGTTTCCAGATCGAGTGAGAGAGTGCGTATCTCGACTTCTTGTTCCTCATCAGGCAAATGAGCTTGAGTACCAACGTCGGTCGCTGTATTATGATTGTGCAGGCTTGAAAAATTGTCTGAGGATGGGCAATGACTCCCATCTAAGCCGCGGATGACAGGCGAGTTGGACATAAGAATAGTATCCCCCTCGAATGCACTATCATTAATAATGACTGTGTCAGTCGTGCTAAAAGAATCCTGATCATCTCCATTTTGGatcgaggagaacgagaCCTCCTCCCTAAGACGACCGTTTTCGGCCTCTAGATGTTCGATTCTGCTCCGTGGCGACATGGCCGTGGGAACATCATCCATGTGCCTGAATTGACTCTCATTTTGGGTAGACCTCGCCGACTCTAGCTGCTGCTTCAACGCATCTCTTTCGCGCAGCAAGGACTGGATGGTCTTTTCGTAGTAAGCGGTCTCACGTTTCTCGCGCTCTATGTGGTTGACCTCATCACTTAGGCCAGTACGGCAAAGCCGTCGCTTCGTGCGAGGATCTAGGATCTGCCGCAAGGGCGTAAACTGCACCACTTGCTCCGAAGGTGACGGGTCCTGCGGATAGAGGGACCGTGGTAGAGGAGCAGAGCGCCGCCGCATCCGTCGGCTCGGGCTGCGGGTAATACGGCCTGCATCCCCTTGATCCTCAAATGAGGTACGAAGCAGCGCGGGTGTCAAACCCGTGGAATAGTCGTGTTCCTGGACCCGAAGGCCGGGGTCCGAGAAGCGGACCCTCTTGTTTGGTCTTTGGGGTGTCTTGCACGTCGCTGAAGGTATCCCCTCAGCGACCTTTTTAGAGGATACAGAATCCTCGGGCTCGCTTTTCCTTTTGCACGAGGTGGTGGAGGTCTTCCGACTCTGGCTTCGAGTCACTCTGGCGGCCATTCTGAACGTGCAGGTTCAACAATAGAATTATGTGAGGTAGCCGGGACGTGTATCCAAAATATTGGCGGATCTCTTCAAAATAAATGGAAGGGATGATAAAATTGATCAAAATGATGCTACAGCTCACTTCGATTGCAGAAGGATGATTCCGGGGTATCTTATCTCCCAATAGATAAACAAACAAACAACGCCTTCGTCTGAGACAGCACTTGGAGCGAAGTATGAGACAAGTCAGCGAGGGGTTATATGTACCTCATCCAAAGACGGAAGGCACAGGCAGCAACCCTCCCTGGTGCCTTCCCTACGCGTCGGTTATGGATCCATACTTCCCGATCTAGAAGATGTAAACAACCCGTCAGGTGACTCGGAGCCTAGAATTTGCCTccatatactccgtatacaATCCGAGTCATGTCTTAGCCGATCACGATGAGAACCGCCTGACCTTTGCGTGGAGTGATCGTGTCATGATTACCTACCTCTAGGACTGTAGATTCGAGGCAACCATGGGTTATGTGTCAGAGCTAATTAGAACTCAGGAGAGTCCACGGTCCTGCATTGCTTATCGGCTTATCGAGACCTGGTTATCTTATCGGCAACACCAACTGGCCAAGAGCACAGCGATCAACACCAGCGTCTCCCCGCACCAGTCCCGGTACAGGGAAAGTCGGAGAGCAGTGATATCGCATGCCTCACGGTgttccgagaagaagagctATCCCTTGCTGATCTACTCCGGTAACGGCAGCTCTAGATTGAAGTTATTTGACTTGAACCCATTAATTGCTCTCCCATCTCCTACACGAATGATGTCATTTGTCGATTTCCTGGAAGCTGAAATGCCATGCCTGCAGTGTTGCTAGTTTATTACTCCTTATCTACCTTTATCCCAGGACCATAGTTGCTCTTATCATTTGTCTATACTTACGTACGATTACACAAATACATCCGACACAGAGCAGCCGGAAAGCATCGCAGCTATGGATGGCGATATGAATACTTCCCCGGACCCGTTCCAGCTGGCGGGCGAGCTGCATGAACCGGAGCAGCAACATCACGATTTAGAAAGCTTAGCTACGGATTCTAAACTTGATGAATGTCCGAAGTCACCTCTAGTGCAGCTTCCGGCGGAACTGCTTCACCAAATTCTGTCGTACTTGTCGGCGACGGATCTGGCTCAAGTGTCACAAACCTGCCATTCCCTAGCCGAACATGCAACCAACGAACTCCTGTGGGCGGATTTGGTCAATGCCTATCTGCCATTCAAGGTCCATGACCCGAGCCCTTTCAAGTCGTTTCGCGACCTCTACGCGGCTTACCACCCGTGCTGGTTCATCCCACAGCATAAAATCTGGTTTTCGGATACGGAGCATACAGGCAACCTAATTCTGGCGCGATATGATCCAAGGAGAGGAGTCATTGAGGCATACCGGGTTATTGCCGAGAGACGTAGCCGTCCATTTCAAGTATGGGAGTCGAATCCGGATGTCATGGTCCAACCCTTCGATCCCAAGGTCAGTCTTTGGTTGGATGACCCAGTTCTTCTCTTGAAGAACAATCATGGCCGTCTGCCGCGCTATTTGCACGGTGAGACTCGCATGCCAATGGCGATAGAAACACAACATGTCTTCAATGCTTTCTCTTTGTGTTCTTCAGAATCACCGCCGAACCTGCCAGTAGACCCTGACAAGCAGTGGCCCCCACCAATCATTCCTAGTGAACATCGTGTCTACCGGGATATGGAAGCACAGTGGTCGAATTGGGATCAGCATCCACGAAGTCTAGCGAATATGTCCGAACACGCGTTTCGGATTCGACGCTGGGCACATTTTCGGCTCGGGATGCCTATGTTTACCGCCGGCCGAAGCGAGACGCTGTCGACCTATGCTACACTGGACCCCCACCTATATACGCCGACGAAAGATAAACCGTATCAGGGAATCTGGGTTGGTGATTACTCTGCTCATGGGTGCGAGTTCCTGCTTTTCCTACAACGGGACCGGGACGACGAAGCGACCGGCTCTTCTGGCGAACCAGAAACTGGTCCCGACGAAATCGTTCAAAAGGGCAGTCTCGAGGCAATTAAGCTCACAGGAGA contains:
- a CDS encoding F-box protein, with the protein product MDGDMNTSPDPFQLAGELHEPEQQHHDLESLATDSKLDECPKSPLVQLPAELLHQILSYLSATDLAQVSQTCHSLAEHATNELLWADLVNAYLPFKVHDPSPFKSFRDLYAAYHPCWFIPQHKIWFSDTEHTGNLILARYDPRRGVIEAYRVIAERRSRPFQVWESNPDVMVQPFDPKVSLWLDDPVLLLKNNHGRLPRYLHGETRMPMAIETQHVFNAFSLCSSESPPNLPVDPDKQWPPPIIPSEHRVYRDMEAQWSNWDQHPRSLANMSEHAFRIRRWAHFRLGMPMFTAGRSETLSTYATLDPHLYTPTKDKPYQGIWVGDYSAHGCEFLLFLQRDRDDEATGSSGEPETGPDEIVQKGSLEAIKLTGDPNVPRGQISFIAPDIGPGGMVRVAEEALFRGCRIVRSKGHVAGLGFRDDTFIPSQLILISPDCVALYWEAMGHMSYFHRLDIGALIQT